A region of the Sphaerodactylus townsendi isolate TG3544 linkage group LG15, MPM_Stown_v2.3, whole genome shotgun sequence genome:
AGCCATTTCGAACCGGCAGTTGACattggtgatggccacaagcacagaAGTCTTGAAAAGCGGTTAGAGTGCTGAAGGAGAGCTCCATTAATGGCTATtggttatgaagaagaagaagagtttggatatatattccccctttctctcctgtaggagactcaaaggggcttacaaactccttgcccttcccccctcacaacaaacaccctgtgaggtgggtggggctgagagagctccgatttatggaggagaagttgatctctggctaccaatcttgatcctccttgatctcagattgcaaatgcctgagcagaccaggtgctcaggagcagcagcagcagcaggccattgctttcacctcctgcaggtgagctcccaaaggcacctggtggggccactgcgagtagcagaatgctggactagatggactctggtctgatccaccaggctctttcttatgttcttattgctcaGGGGGAGGTTTGTTTGTCAAATTGCTAAGGGCAAATATAAGCATTAGCATTtttgcacaaaaatatttttaagaataAAAGGAACTGAATGAGAATTTCACCCACATGACAGCAAAAGGGCAGAGAAAGGAAATTTATAGATCAAATCATGCAGTCACTTTTTGTATGTCAAAACATCAATACTCAGCACTTGTGGAGCCTGTGTTTCAAATTCAAGTTGTGATATTTTGTTggaaaaatcagtttttttcctGTAATAAATGTGTCCCTTGTAACGGTAAGTGCCACGTAGAATGGAGTTGCACAATATATGATAACCTACTGGATAGATagccagtgtgatacagtggttaacagcagtggactccaaCCCAGacaactgggttagattcccccctcctccacatgaagcctgctgcatgaccttgagccagccacagatctctcatttccttgaaaacccttcaaggTTGCCAtatttcagctgtgacttgaaggcatgcacgtgcacacgcacacatacactgAGCAGTTCCTGTGACAAGTAAAACATGCTGGGCCCACACAACACTTTCTACAATAGCCAAAATTCtttgatctgggaaacccaggctgaAATTCCCAGTTGTgccgccatggaaacttgctgattgggccaatcactctcactcccagcctaacccaccacctcgcagggttgctgtgagaataaaataattAGGGGAGAACGATGGATGTAAGCCTTTTAGGCTTTCGTTTTCtgtcctgctggagagaaaggcataaatgaggatcaaactatgttttaactctgatgagcgcagtttagcATATATTGTGCggccagacctatttgcctccgaatggtatcaatttcttaaatcaaaaatctactctctaggtttaataattgaagatctctgtatgctgtcacccagagagattctgcaaaccttaaaaagcagacttttagaacaggaataccatatcttgttggggcaagcaaataaatcatgctcacccctttctgttggaatagtaccagaacaggggcacaaagccaaatatcttgaactattaactgaaccccagcagagatggattattagccagatgcaatactttcccatcggccattacaaagggtcactacctatctatccctctccaggatcgggtctgtccacactgtaaaaaccaagtgaagactcttgctcacattatactcgactgtccgagatatgtgggtattaggaatttctctcctgggcgggtcttagacaaatctgaaagagactctgacaactctgttatggagcttttgttaaataacacagaggccatgctcttggaaaaagtagcaaaatttcttttacaagtgacagaactttctaagtaatgtccaatgctagacacagtttatctgtctgtgttttgaatgcacttttgatttgtacttcagaaatgtctgtaacgctctggagcctattttaatatgcctaataaaggttgttgtattgaggcataaatgaggtaaataaaattCGACATGTttgatttttctcctttctttttagcACTCTGTAGCACTTCTTATCCTTTTGTGGGTTTACTGTCCCAGTCTTCAAAGTGTGTTTAACTTAGTAGGTTTGGGAATGTGGtgtgacccctcccctcccctccttccagtCAGCTGTTGGAATCCTTTCCCTCCGCAACTGCATTGTTTTGAAAGATCTGAACTGATACCAGTTCAGGCTCCAGGCAGGAAGGAATAAATGAACCACCCAttgtggtggggggcaggggggagggggggaataacCAGAAACAAAAGGCGACCAGAGGGAGGATACCGAGCTACACACGGAGTGTTTCCTTTCTCTATTAAGACCTTAGGCGAGTTTGAGAACCAAAGAGAGATGTTTGTGTCATAATTAGCAGGGAGAGGAACAATTCCCTTGCCCATTGTGCAAAACCTTTAGTAGCACAACTACTTGGAAACCTCTATGGCAGCGTCCAAACAGATGCCTCAGATTTCTTAGAAAAGCTCTCTTTTCAGGAGCTGACCACTGCCCTCGAGTTTTTCCTGTTTCTGCGCTTCCCACCTACTTTCCATGATCTTTCCTAGACTTCCTTCCGTGCATTCCTCTTGGGAAGATCACAGCCACACATCTTTGGATGCCCCCtggaagcagggggggggggcatctttgcAGGTCCTACCCACAAGGATGCCAATTTCGTTGTCTAAACCCCAGTGGCCCCcatttccccacacacacccagcgGGCTTTTCGGGCTCCAAaacaaactccaggaattttGAATTACTAAAACATTATACTAATCTATTGCAACCAAGAAGTAGTTCCcggtttcacattttaaaaaaattaactctcTGGTCCTTATATTTTAGGGATATGCAAACTGTTCCTTACAACTGTGCAGCAAAAAGGTCCAAAGGTCAAGGGATATGAATAGTTCAATTATTGTAAAGTGAGAGGGAGTcctgacagaggtgggatccagcaggttctcaccagttcccgagagtgggttactaattatttctgtgtgccgagagggggttactaattgggtccgcttttccgttaggaattccattaggtccaaaaatcataaagccctgttgtttcctatgcggctggttagcgaaggtagaaaacgggataattctccctgttgggctgttttaaaaacatgttttagaaagatggtaaagttccttgtttaaggaaagtatccttcttttgatttctagacacaaaattaagtatttgaaagtattgagtatttgacaggcagtcaattagaggagaagtggttgtttctgttggcagtagacgataggacttgctataatgagtttaaattatggacagaaagataccagctggaaattagggattttcttttacagtaagagttttttacagtaacagagaaattattaatgccccgcccccgaaatgcccggccacacccccgtcgtgccccgcccagccccattgacgctacgccactgtttgaatcccaccaccatgggaacctgttactaaaatttttggatcccaccactgggagtccACAACATGTTTTGATATTAAAGAAGTGTCCTCTCACTTGGAAAGGATGGAAAGCTCTTGGTTAgaatcttactttaaaaaaaaagaaagctgggaactAGTAGATCATGGTGATAGATTGTTAATAATGTTACAATGCTGTAGTGATCTAGGAATTCCTGATTTTAAGAAAAGTCTGAAAAAGCCTTCTGAGGCAAGGAACAGGTGGGGGAAACTGAAGTGTGGACATTGTAGTTTTTTAGCAGCAGTGAGAGCTACAAAAATACTTGTCTTAGGTCTATTCTTACTCATGACCTCCACTATTATGACTTCTCTCTGGAAACTCAGGAAATGGAAATTCTACCACAGCCCTCGGTTTGTCCTTTTTGAACACAAGTTATCAAACCAGCTGACTGTCCTTACCACTGATAATGATCAGGTTCCATGTCAGAGAACAGCAGCTCACCCCGGGGGCTGTTTTATGAGATGGGGGGAGGGCTAACTCCATAGTGggggtgcagcagctgtgtcccaAGGGGCAACgcgcagcagaggcgtagctagggtaaatggagcctggtgcaaaatctgagatttgcGGGGGGCCccccaggtttttttgtttttttagtgtttttcagtttttgcctgcagggggcgcactgtttaggcttaacagtggtggcgaacctttggcactccagatgttatggactacaattcccatcagcccctacagtGTCACTCATACAATGCAAAACCAAAGAGGATGGCAAAGGGAAACAAGCAAACTTGGtctcaacctgcggctctccacatattcacggactacaaatcccatcagccatgctggcaggggctgatgggaattgtagtccataacatctggagtgccaaaggttcaccaccacggggctagcagcatcaaaaagtTCAGGATATCAGAGActaacctgatgataccacccaggtttggtgaagtttggctcagggcgtccaaagttatcgaccttcaaaggtgtagcccccatctccgattagctcccattggaaacaatggggaatggggcaccccctttgggagtccataactttggactccctgaaccaaacctcacctaacttgggtggtatcatcaggagagtctcctgaaaaatcactgagattttggtgctgctagcctacaaactgcggcCCCTGCAGTCTgacaactgaaaaaacacaaaaaatacaaaaaccacaaacctgaatttttgtgcgTGCCTCCCCCGGTGTGCTcccagtgcaacatgcacccccttcccccttgtatcTCCGCCTCTGATGAGCAGGTAGGCCTCATGCCTGCATCTCACCGTCCTTGCTCTTCAGCACGACCAGGGTGACCAAGAAAGGGATAAGGCAGATGGGGGTGATGATCAGGGTAAGCAGGACATTTTCAGGGGGGTCCAGGAGGAGGGGGTGCTCCAGAGTGCAGTTGAGAAAGTACGTGTGGTGGCTCCTGATGGTGTAATGCTCTGCCAAGGCATTGGGGTAGCCGTACTCCAGTCTGTCTGCCCAGTCCTCCAGGCAATGTCTCAGCGTGGTGTATGGCCTGGGGAAAGACGAGGAGACAAAGAAAATGGGGAATGGGAGCGTTAGATAGAAACAGGGTGACAAAAGTAGGtccccagcagaggtgggatccagcaggttctcgcaggttcccgagagtcggttactaagtgtttctgtgtgccgagagggggtgactaatgggtgattttgccccatgatttttgccttagttacgcccctcctctcagcagtagcgcgcagaacttgaagcagtctagcaggaggtgcaccggcgtgtgtggcagcctgcgcccactggcgtaatggccattgggcaaggtgggcagctgcccagggcatcaccttgtggggggcatcaaaatgctgggttcgtttttgggtattttagtggttttccatttttggcctgcagggggcgcagtttttaggctagcggcaccaaaatttcagtgtattatcaggagactgtccttatgctaccccaagtttggtgaggaaagttggttcaggggagtccaaagttatgaactcctgcgcaaaaggggtgcccctatccccatctGTTTCCAGCCTGGGGGCTAATAGGAGATCGGGGCTGCAGTTTTGAGGTCcgcaactttggcccctgaaccaaaccgcacctaAGCTTTAGAGTATCATCGAAGCAGTCTCccatgagaccctgaaagtttgagactgtgtgccttcagaaatgtgccccacagCTCGGCacacccccattgacagcaatgcagaaaagtcaatgcagaacaaagattcttgggcagaatttctaggatgttcctgcaggggtgcattttttttggatgtatcggcaattcaaaatttcaaggtagtatcatctggagatgatgcgcacccccccaagtttggtgcagttttggttcaggggccaaagcgcatggaccctcaaagagctGTATCCCCTCATCTCCTAATTAAGCTCCTATTGGAACCATTGGGAGACCATCCCTTTGgaatccttgaaccaaacctcacaccaaacttggggagtagcatataAGAacgatctcctgatgatatgctggaaATTTgaggtgctgatatgtctaaaaatgcacccacctgcgaggcaccaatgtcctggtgcaaaaaatttggttaggtggtggagtggctgccacttgcatgggggggggggggggggcatccaacctcGTGGCCTTTGGgctccagggctacagtttgtccagggctgcctcgttacgcccctgcctgcgcctgcgtgcattcgtttcccacccaaggaccggcgcagcggctgcgtccttgccacatccccgcccaggaatgcccctcccccagaatccccggccacgcccccatcgtgccccgcccagccccactggcgctacgccacagtttgaatcccaccaccatgggaacctgtcactaaaatttttggatcccaccactggtgcatcCTAAGGAATGTTTGCTCTCTCAGCTCATGTGGATGTGGTGCTTTCATCATCAGATGCCCTCCCCAGTttgtggaatttatttatttattttgttttatatatcgtcctatccccggagggctccgggcggtgtacaacataaaattccacTAAAAATACAACTGGAACTAGGGGAGCAAGAACTAAATATAGATAAATAAAGCACAAATTACATAAGCGCCACTAGTTATAAAATAGAATAgctaaaatccctttaaaaacagtggttaatgCAATAAAACGGCGTCCAGCGAAAACCCGTtgtttaaaaaccctccccaagagggaggaacagCGGGTCCCATTGGTGTTAAGGGACCCCTAatgctgtggtgggatccaaaaattttagtaacaggttcccatggtggtgggattcaaattgcaTGTAAGCACCAATGGGGCAGAGGCTGATTTGGCACGATCAgaaggggcgtggccggggcatTCCGAGGGTGGGAGCATTCCTGGAGCAGGGCTGTCGGCAGGAACTTGCGGAAGCTttcactggtccttgggcgggaaactaatgcacgcaggtgcgggctgccacgcacgccggtggaactcctgctagactgcttcgagttctgcgcgctactgctgagaggagggggcgtagataaaggcaaaaatcacgtggcaaaatcaccaattagtcaccccctctcggcacacacaaataattagtaacttactctcgggaacctgtgagaacctgctggatcccacctctgccctaatgTAAGGGGAGCAGAAGGGGGAACTTCACTCAGTGGCTGGACTCTcgaaaggcccggtggaacaactcagtcttacaagacttgtggaactcaccaagatcccgcagggcctggacagttggagggagagtgttccaccaggccggggccagagccataaaggccctggcccgcgtagaggccagccacatcactgaggggctggggaccaccagcaaattggcctctgttgAACGCAGAGTTCAAGCAGGGACATAGGGGGTAATGTGGTCCTGCCATTTGCATGTTCTGGAGGACAATCACTTGTGCGGGGCATTTTGCCACTCGGAAAAATGTCTTATCACTTTTAATTTTCTCATTGAAGGACTCCAAGTCAATTCTAGGAATTACTTTTAGTGACACCTTAACTTGGAGTGTCCGCTTGGCAGCTATAAAAGCTACGACTCTGAAGACCATTGGAGCCATTACGAGGTTCTACTGTACGAAGGGAGGGTTTCATGTGGATCCAGCCCTCAAACCTTTGGTAAGCAAGACCCTGTCTTTTATACGGCGTAGAAATCTGGGGCTGGAAAGAACAAGCAGTCATTAGCTTAGAATCTCTCCGAAACTCTTTCACGAGACAGATTTTAGCACTTCCTAAGCTATAGGGTCTCCTGTGGCCCTACTGAAGGCAGAGTTTGGTCTCCCTTCATTTACAGCACGCGCATGTCTAGCAATATTAAAAttttgaaagcaaaataaaacttcAAATACAGATACTTTCAGtcaccaattatttatttatttatttatctatctatctgtctgtctatctatctatctatctatctatctatctatctatctatctatctatctatctatctatctatctatctatctatctatctatctatctatctatttatttatttatttatttatttatttatttatttatttatttgttgggtttataaaccgccctctcccgaagggctcagggcggtgtacagtacagagcacaatcaatttaaaacaataaataagaattaagatggctcttataaaatataaaccctaccccattaaaaatgCAGCCTATAAAATTTGCAATTAGCGTATGTTAATATTGATTcaagatgaagcctgctggcaatTCCCTCTAAAACATGCACATCAAAGAAGGACAGGAGGGGCCGTATGCAGCAGCAGCGGTAAACAAGAGgctagagaaggaaggaaggggccccTATCAGCGGCTGAATCTCCCCAAAGGCCGATTAGGAACAGttaggtcttgcaggccctgtggaattcagcaAGGTCCATGCAGGGGGTGGACAATtgatggaagagcattccaccaggcaggggccagagccttaAAGGCTCTGGCCGGGTGGGCACCAGCAGTAACATGGAGGAGCCAGGAATCACCAGTGAGAATTGGCCTCTGCGAGCGCCATGAAGGCAGGTTAGACATATGGGAGTAAAGGCGGTCCGCGAAGATGCGTAGAGTCCCAGGCAGCGCAAAGCCTTAagggtcaacaccaacaccttgaaagtgattccggtattcaatgggtagccagtgcaagcgTGAGGAGCACAGGTGTAACctgttctctcatggcaccccctgcaagcaTCGGGCagcagcattctggaccatttttcaatctccgaatcagaAGAGTATGAGAGAGGCCAGCGTAGAAGcccgagttgcaatagtctaacctggaggtgacgttgcatggaccactgtggccaggagAACcggtttgggagaggaaggggagccagcGCCCGGGACaacctggcgaagatggtaaaacgcgacccgaggtgtatgggccacctgggtctccattgaaagagacagatcaggtggacccccccaggtCATGCAGACGGAGGAGGTTGAGTGCCAATAtagcccctcccactccggcggctggaaatccccccctccccctcacgtcTCAGCCaggggatctccgtcttcgatggattccagCTTCccaacctgctctgtttccagccagccagcccactacgacctccaaacaatgctgggaggcagcagggggcTGGCTGCCATTCCCCCACTCCATCCAGCAgagatgagctgggtgtcatcagcatgctGATGACGATCGGCATTAAAGCTCCACACcaagctgagcaaggggtgcagcatatagatgttaaaataaT
Encoded here:
- the RAMP2 gene encoding receptor activity-modifying protein 2, producing the protein MDYTGLLQDALYRINAEVCWDRFGQQMANVSAVHLCTWNIISRPYTTLRHCLEDWADRLEYGYPNALAEHYTIRSHHTYFLNCTLEHPLLLDPPENVLLTLIITPICLIPFLVTLVVLKSKDGEMQA